The window GGGTTTGTATCAAGGCCAAGCACTCACGGCACGTCTTGATGAGGTCAAGTCCGCCATGCAACAAGCCGCCAATGAAGAAAATGATCATCTTCGTTGGTGCCGTGACCGCGTCAAGGAACTTGGCAGTCACACCAGCTATCTGGACCCACTATTTTATCTTGGCAGCCTTGCTATTGGTGCAACAGCGGGTCTGGTCGGCGACAAATGGAGCCTTGGCTTCGTAGCAGAAACAGAAAA of the Gammaproteobacteria bacterium genome contains:
- the coq7 gene encoding 2-polyprenyl-3-methyl-6-methoxy-1,4-benzoquinone monooxygenase, which produces MIMRQLSRLDEICLNVDTAIRTLFGRPKDTGRPRPDDNIDPSVDAALSDQEKALAAALMRVDHCGEVCAQGLYQGQALTARLDEVKSAMQQAANEENDHLRWCRDRVKELGSHTSYLDPLFYLGSLAIGATAGLVGDKWSLGFVAETE